From Bacteroidales bacterium, one genomic window encodes:
- a CDS encoding aspartate-semialdehyde dehydrogenase, with amino-acid sequence MKLAIVGVSGAVGQEFLKVLEQRDFPFDELVLFGSSRSAGTSYNFKGKEIQVKELKDNDDFKGIDIALTSAGAGTSRTFAPAITRHGAVMIDNSSAFRMDNDVPLIVPEVNPTDCKNRPRNIIANPNCSTIIMVVALKPIHDLSPIKSVRVATYQAASGAGAAAMEELKTQVEQAMKGEAVTIDKFKYQLAFNLIPQIDVFTDNDYTKEEM; translated from the coding sequence ATGAAGTTAGCAATTGTAGGTGTCAGTGGGGCTGTTGGCCAAGAATTCCTGAAAGTATTGGAACAAAGAGATTTTCCTTTTGATGAGTTAGTACTATTCGGATCATCCCGTAGTGCAGGAACCAGTTATAATTTTAAAGGAAAGGAAATCCAGGTAAAAGAGCTGAAAGATAATGATGACTTCAAGGGCATTGATATTGCATTAACTTCTGCCGGTGCCGGTACATCCCGTACATTTGCCCCGGCTATTACCCGTCATGGGGCTGTAATGATCGATAACTCCAGTGCTTTCCGCATGGACAATGATGTACCGTTGATTGTCCCGGAAGTTAATCCGACCGATTGTAAAAATCGTCCGCGTAATATTATTGCCAACCCGAATTGTTCTACCATTATTATGGTAGTAGCACTCAAGCCGATCCATGACCTTTCTCCTATAAAGAGTGTTCGAGTGGCCACTTATCAGGCAGCCAGCGGTGCCGGTGCGGCAGCTATGGAAGAATTGAAAACCCAGGTTGAACAAGCCATGAAAGGGGAAGCTGTAACCATTGATAAATTTAAATACCAACTGGCATTTAACCTGATACCCCAGATTGATGTATTTACGGATAATGATTATACCAAAGAAGAAATGAA
- a CDS encoding GNAT family N-acetyltransferase has translation MNPLLQKVSPEDHAILPQLKKIYDYSFPPDERRDFDAMTELLKTTPYFTFYAIIKDDKTAGLFSTWDLGKIMFVEHIAVSEDFRGIGIGQSVLRSWLDQQKMPVVLEVERPNNEISVRRIAFYERLGFRHWNINYIQPAYSPGQYPVPLHLMTYGDIDLDISFKEIQQLIYLNVYSLTVDSGRCE, from the coding sequence ATGAACCCTTTATTGCAAAAGGTATCTCCTGAAGATCATGCGATCTTACCCCAGCTAAAAAAAATATACGATTATTCATTCCCCCCTGATGAACGGAGGGATTTCGACGCAATGACCGAATTGTTGAAGACTACACCTTATTTTACCTTTTATGCCATCATAAAAGATGACAAAACGGCAGGTCTTTTTTCTACCTGGGATTTGGGCAAAATAATGTTTGTGGAACATATTGCTGTTTCCGAGGATTTCAGGGGGATAGGTATCGGGCAATCTGTATTGAGGTCCTGGCTGGATCAGCAGAAAATGCCTGTAGTCCTTGAAGTGGAAAGACCTAATAATGAAATTTCCGTCCGGCGGATCGCTTTCTACGAACGGCTTGGATTCAGGCATTGGAATATAAATTACATACAGCCGGCCTATTCTCCGGGACAGTACCCTGTTCCGTTACATCTGATGACCTATGGCGACATTGATCTGGATATATCATTTAAAGAAATACAACAATTGATCTATCTGAATGTTTATTCGCTAACTGTCGATTCGGGCCGTTGTGAGTGA
- a CDS encoding iron-sulfur cluster assembly protein: MDKEINNDGLLQMETRIVAALKEVYDPEIPVNIYDLGLIYDIHVGENNDVTITMTLTAPNCPIADDILLQVKETVEAIEGVKSATVDLVFDPPWTKDMISEEALLELGLL, encoded by the coding sequence ATGGATAAAGAAATCAATAATGACGGGTTGCTGCAAATGGAAACCCGTATCGTAGCGGCATTGAAGGAAGTTTATGATCCTGAAATACCCGTTAACATATATGATTTGGGATTGATCTATGATATTCATGTAGGCGAAAATAATGACGTGACCATTACAATGACATTGACAGCCCCCAACTGTCCGATTGCGGATGATATTCTTTTGCAGGTAAAAGAAACTGTTGAAGCAATTGAAGGGGTGAAAAGCGCCACCGTCGACCTGGTTTTTGATCCGCCATGGACAAAAGACATGATATCAGAGGAGGCATTGCTCGAATTAGGCTTATTATAA
- a CDS encoding SufE family protein → MESINDIQDAIIKEFEIFDDWLDKYEYLIELSKDLEPLDPKYKTNEYLINGCQSRVWLMAEMQGEVVIYKAETDAIITKGIISLLIRVLSGQKPKDIVNADLYFIDKIGLKQNLSPTRSNGLLSMVKQMKLYALAFDSINQRAS, encoded by the coding sequence ATGGAATCGATTAATGATATACAAGACGCTATCATCAAGGAGTTTGAGATTTTTGATGACTGGTTGGATAAATATGAATACCTGATAGAGCTCAGTAAAGACCTGGAACCGCTTGATCCGAAATACAAGACCAACGAATATCTGATCAACGGATGCCAGTCGAGGGTTTGGTTGATGGCTGAAATGCAAGGGGAAGTAGTGATCTACAAGGCTGAAACCGACGCGATCATCACAAAAGGGATTATTTCCCTCCTGATACGTGTATTATCAGGGCAAAAGCCGAAGGATATCGTCAATGCCGATCTATATTTCATAGACAAGATCGGATTAAAGCAAAATCTTTCTCCTACCCGCTCTAACGGACTTTTATCCATGGTCAAACAAATGAAATTATACGCTTTGGCTTTTGATAGCATAAACCAAAGAGCATCGTAA
- a CDS encoding metal-dependent hydrolase: MDILTHIVTGAAVGTVIAAFRPKFNSVGHIILSGAVGGAFPDIDAISLWSKFDITIGKFLGLVHSGKEIYFGKFWYSHHGFFHSLVAAVIAGFLIGCFIYVYRRLMMRQEKSFPVFFKNHIPVFLAFILGAVAHAFEDMLTPASVWGGVRFLWPLDEYTGGWGKIWWWNNYDIFLVVFFSWLLGTWLIYSSRFARFRIYIIMAMIVLSCSGIYHQVNTRKTDYAYTGHTMNYARLEEKSKSEQQRILGKKIYRLMARFDNFLPFNF; the protein is encoded by the coding sequence ATGGATATTTTGACGCACATTGTTACCGGGGCGGCTGTAGGAACTGTTATTGCTGCCTTTAGGCCTAAATTCAACTCTGTTGGGCATATCATTCTTTCAGGGGCTGTAGGTGGAGCTTTTCCGGATATTGATGCAATCAGCCTGTGGAGCAAATTTGATATCACCATTGGGAAATTTTTAGGATTAGTCCATAGTGGAAAAGAAATCTATTTCGGCAAATTCTGGTATTCTCATCATGGTTTTTTTCATTCCCTGGTTGCTGCTGTCATTGCCGGGTTTCTGATTGGTTGTTTTATCTATGTTTACCGCCGGTTAATGATGCGGCAGGAAAAATCTTTCCCTGTTTTTTTTAAGAACCATATTCCGGTTTTCCTTGCATTTATACTGGGTGCGGTTGCTCATGCGTTTGAAGATATGTTGACTCCTGCCTCTGTGTGGGGAGGAGTCCGTTTCCTGTGGCCTCTTGATGAATATACCGGTGGTTGGGGAAAGATATGGTGGTGGAACAATTATGATATTTTTTTGGTGGTGTTCTTTTCCTGGTTACTGGGTACATGGCTGATATATTCATCAAGGTTTGCCCGTTTCCGGATATATATCATTATGGCGATGATAGTATTGTCGTGTTCGGGTATTTACCATCAGGTAAATACCCGGAAAACGGATTATGCATATACCGGACATACCATGAATTATGCACGTCTGGAAGAGAAATCGAAATCTGAACAGCAACGCATCCTGGGAAAGAAGATATATCGGCTGATGGCCCGTTTCGATAATTTTTTGCCGTTTAATTTTTGA
- a CDS encoding response regulator transcription factor produces the protein MNKEISVLLAEDDPDLLFLLKDQLIEDGFIIHAADNGLDAYRLFLETRPDIVILDVDMPGINGIQLCMQIRKMDAQTPIIFTSGLSNTSDVRTGFDAGANDYLKKPYDIDELVIRIKHLLNPYKKADNSEDTIFRIGKFDFDSELHSLSSGTNVQGLSYTENSLLKLLAENVGKIVTREMMIDHVWETSPAIESRSMDVYISRLRRYLSDDQHITIINCYGKGYRLVVR, from the coding sequence ATGAATAAAGAAATCAGTGTTTTACTGGCGGAAGATGATCCGGATCTTCTGTTTTTGCTTAAGGACCAGCTGATTGAGGATGGGTTTATCATACATGCCGCAGACAATGGTTTGGATGCTTACCGGTTATTTCTGGAAACACGGCCTGATATCGTGATCTTAGATGTCGATATGCCCGGGATCAACGGGATCCAGTTATGCATGCAGATCAGGAAAATGGATGCGCAAACCCCGATCATATTTACCTCTGGATTATCCAATACATCTGATGTAAGGACCGGATTTGATGCAGGAGCCAATGACTATTTAAAAAAGCCGTATGATATTGATGAACTGGTGATCCGGATCAAACATTTGCTAAATCCCTATAAAAAGGCAGATAATTCGGAAGATACCATTTTTAGAATCGGAAAGTTTGATTTTGACAGTGAGTTACATTCGCTTTCGTCAGGAACTAACGTACAAGGTTTATCATATACAGAGAATTCCTTGTTGAAGTTATTGGCTGAAAATGTGGGAAAAATCGTTACCCGGGAAATGATGATCGATCATGTGTGGGAAACCAGTCCGGCCATTGAGTCCCGCTCGATGGATGTATATATATCACGGCTAAGGAGATATCTGTCCGATGATCAGCATATCACGATCATAAATTGCTATGGTAAGGGCTACCGGCTGGTAGTAAGGTAG
- a CDS encoding NADH:ubiquinone oxidoreductase — translation MLEQLKILKRQGKQYIPNIEEVHLHQNFRGRPVISGKDIDEALLKDFCPMKALDVAPVRIDLAKCNFCGLCARSFPEKIRFTNDYRLASNIPSRLVVTEGTDLPITVDRKSVRPEIRNLFKKSFKLRQVSAGGDNSTELELNACSNVNFDMGRFGIEFVASPRHADGIVITGPISRNMADALRICYDAVPDPKVIILAGVDALSGGIFTNGPAIDRSFIDQYFIDLYIPGNPSHPLTIINGLLDLCRDR, via the coding sequence GTACATCTACACCAAAATTTCAGGGGCCGGCCTGTCATTTCCGGAAAAGATATAGACGAAGCGCTGTTAAAGGATTTTTGTCCGATGAAAGCGTTGGATGTTGCCCCGGTAAGGATCGACCTGGCCAAATGTAACTTTTGCGGTTTGTGTGCCCGTTCCTTTCCCGAAAAAATCAGGTTTACCAATGATTACCGGTTGGCGTCCAATATCCCTTCCCGGCTTGTCGTTACCGAAGGTACTGATCTTCCTATTACCGTTGACAGGAAAAGTGTCCGCCCGGAAATCAGAAACTTATTTAAGAAATCATTCAAACTAAGGCAGGTATCAGCCGGTGGGGACAACAGTACGGAATTGGAACTGAACGCTTGTTCCAATGTCAATTTCGATATGGGCCGTTTCGGGATAGAATTCGTTGCTTCACCCCGTCATGCCGACGGAATTGTCATTACAGGACCCATCAGCCGGAATATGGCTGATGCCCTCAGGATATGTTATGATGCTGTTCCTGACCCGAAAGTTATCATACTGGCCGGTGTAGATGCATTGAGCGGAGGAATATTTACCAACGGTCCTGCAATAGACCGCTCTTTTATCGATCAATACTTCATAGATTTATATATTCCCGGAAATCCATCCCACCCGTTGACCATCATCAACGGATTGCTGGATTTGTGCAGGGACAGATGA